The following proteins are co-located in the Cryptococcus neoformans var. grubii H99 chromosome 1, complete sequence genome:
- a CDS encoding 26S proteasome regulatory subunit N10 has product MPLESCMLILDNSEYMRNGDYPPTRFQAQAEAVQTVFTAKTDANPESAVGMMTMAGNSPSLLVTPTNDLGRLMHALSKVLISNTAQLSTAISIAQLALKHRENKNQRQRIVIFVGSPLGESAESLVKLGKRLRKNNVFVDIVTFGDEGRDNDEKLRGLVEAVGDESNLVSVPPGERFLSDVIASSPILFDGENPMAAAGGFEGDIDPNMDPELAMAIRMSLQEAQAQQSQSADAGPSSGAGVALPDSLTQPLSTTHPSSSSGDVLMAPGDKGNLPGTPNAQAHAEAADKAGAIAESGTGSTFISGNPLTGNRAPDVAQQEEEDEELKRALAMSRGEGGDIEMEEEEDEEAAIARAIAMSLEGQEEGKDKNH; this is encoded by the exons TGCCACTCGAATCCTGCATGCTTAT CCTGGACAATAGCGAGTACATGCGCAATGGAGACTACCCTCCAACTCGCTTCCAGGCCCAAGCAGAGGCCGTCCAGACTGTATTCACGGCCAAGACGGACGCCAACCCAGAAAGCGCAGTCGGAATGATGACAATGGCCGGGAACAGTCCGTCTCTACTGGTTACGCCCACAAACGACCTTGGACGTCTTATGCACGCCCTCTCCAAAgtcctcatctccaacacCGCCCAACTTTCTACAGCAATCTCCATCGCTCAGCTTGCTCTCAAACATCGGGAAAACAAGAACCAGCGCCAACGTATCGTCATATTTGTCGGATCACCATTGGGAGAATCTGCGGAAAGTCTCGTCAAGCTCGggaaaaggttgaggaagaacaaCGTTTTTGTGGATATTGTCACTTtcggagatgaaggaagagacaACGATGAGAAGCTGCGAGGTTTGGTCGAGGCCGTTGGAGATGAGTC TAACCTCGTATCTGTGCCTCCTGGAGAACGATTCCTTTCCGATGTGATCGCCTCATCACCTATCCTCTTCGATGGCGAAAATCCCATGGCTGCCGCTGGTGGATTTGAAGGTGACATTGATCCAAACATGGATCCTGAACTTGCCATG GCCATCCGAATGTCATTACAAGAAGCTCAGGCACAACAATCCCAGTCCGCTGACGCCGGCCCTTCATCTGGCGCAGGTGTCGCCTTACCGGACTCCCTTACCCAACCCCTCTCTACTACCcacccttcatcctcctccggTGATGTTCTTATGGCTCCCGGCGACAAAGGTAACCTTCCTGGTACCCCCAACGCCCAAGCACATGCAGAAGCTGCCGACAAGGCTGGTGCGATTGCCGAGTCCGGGACGGGAAGTACCTTCATTTCTGGCAATCCTCTGACCGGTAATCGTGCTCCCGATGTGGCacagcaggaagaggaggacgaagagtTAAAGAGAGCATTAGCAATGAgtagaggagaaggaggggatattgagatggaggaggaggaagatgaggaggcGGCCATTGCTAGAGCTATTGCCATGAGCTTGGagggacaagaagaaggaaaggacaAGAATCATTAA